A region of Ochotona princeps isolate mOchPri1 chromosome 2, mOchPri1.hap1, whole genome shotgun sequence DNA encodes the following proteins:
- the LOC105942183 gene encoding aflatoxin B1 aldehyde reductase member 4-like, translating into MSCPMPQRRAVNTVLGAMEFGRRMDQAASAASMRAFLDQGYNEIDTAFYYADGQSETILGGLGLGLGRSDSKVKIATKALPYNGQSLKPESVRYQLETSLKRLQCPRVDIFYLHMPDHNTPIEETLRACNELHKEGKFVELGVSNYSSWEVAEICTLCKKNGWIQPTVYQGTYSAIARMGEKELFPCLRHFGLRFYAYSPLAGGLLTGKFKFEDKDEKKSEGRYFTDPWADVLKNIYWKEENFKGIALVQKALQATYGSNAPTLTSAAIRWIYHHSQLKGAHGDAVILGMSSLQQLETNLAAVKEGPLKSEVVEAFEQAWNLSVPKAANYYF; encoded by the exons ATGTCCTGTCCCATGCCACAACGCCGGGCCGTGAACACGGTGCTGGGCGCCATGGAATTTGGGCGCCGCATGGACCAAGCCGCTAGTGCTGCATCGATGCGCGCCTTCCTGGATCAGGGCTACAACGAGATCGACACGGCTTTCTACTACGCTGATGGCCAGTCGGAGACCATCCTGGGCGGCCTCGGACTCGGGCTAGGCCGCAGCGACTCCAAAG TAAAAATTGCCACCAAGGCGCTCCCATATAATGGGCAGTCACTGAAGCCTGAGAGTGTGCGGTATCAGCTGGAGACTTCACTGAAGCGGCTGCAGTGTCCACGGGTGGACATCTTCTACCTACACATGCCTGACCACAACACCCCCATAGAAGAGACGCTGCGTGCCTGCAATGAGCTGCACAAGGAG GGCAAGTTTGTGGAGCTGGGTGTGTCCAACTACTCCTCCTGGGAGGTGGCTGAGATCTGCACCCTGTGCAAGAAGAATGGCTGGATCCAGCCCACTGTGTACCAG GGCACGTATAGCGCCATAGCCCGGATGGGAGAGAAGGAGCTGTTCCCCTGTCTCAGGCACTTTGGTTTGAGGTTCTACGCCTACAGCCCTTTGGCCG GTGGGTTGCTGACTGGCAAGTTCAAGTTTGAGGACAAGGATGAAAAAAAGTCTGAGGGTCGCTATTTTACAGATCCATGGGCCGATGTTCTCAAGAACAT CTACTGGAAGGAGGAAAACTTCAAGGGCATTGCCCTGGTGCAGAAGGCCTTGCAGGCTACATATGGATCCAATGCCCCCACCTTGACCTCAGCCGCCATTCGCTGGATATACCACCACTCCCAGCTGAAG GGTGCCCATGGGGACGCGGTCATCCTGGGCATGtccagcctgcagcagctggagacgAACCTGGCGGCCGTGAAGGAAGGGCCTCTGAAGTCAGAAGTCGTGGAGGCCTTTGAGCAAGCCTGGAACCTTTCAGTTCCCAAAGCTGCCAACTACTACTTCTAG
- the LOC101527326 gene encoding aflatoxin B1 aldehyde reductase member 2-like: MSCPMPQRRAVNTVLGAMEFGRRMDQAASAASMRAFLDQGYNEIDTAFYYADGQSETILGGLGLGLGRSDCKVKIATKALPYNGQSLKPESVRYQLETSLKRLQCPRVDIFYLHMPDHNTPIEETLRACNELHKEGKFVELGVSNYSSWEVAEICTLCKKNGWIQPTVYQGTYSAIARMGEKELFPCLRHFGLRFYAYSPLAGGLLTGKFKFEDKDEKKSEGRYFTDPWADVLKNIYWKEENFKGIALVQKALQATYGSNAPTLTSAAIRWIYHHSQLKGAQGDAVILGMSSLQQLETNLAAVKEGPLKSEVVEAFEQAWNLSVPKAANYYF, encoded by the exons ATGTCCTGTCCCATGCCACAACGCCGGGCCGTGAACACGGTGCTGGGCGCCATGGAATTTGGGCGCCGCATGGACCAAGCCGCTAGTGCTGCATCGATGCGCGCCTTCCTGGATCAGGGCTACAACGAGATCGACACGGCTTTCTACTACGCTGACGGCCAGTCGGAGACCATCCTGGGCGGCCTCGGACTCGGGCTAGGCCGCAGCGACTGCAAAG TAAAAATTGCCACCAAGGCGCTCCCATATAATGGGCAGTCACTGAAGCCTGAGAGTGTGCGGTATCAGCTGGAGACTTCACTGAAGCGGCTGCAGTGTCCACGGGTGGACATCTTCTACCTACACATGCCTGACCACAACACCCCCATAGAAGAGACGCTGCGTGCCTGCAATGAGCTGCACAAGGAG GGCAAGTTTGTGGAGCTGGGTGTGTCCAACTACTCCTCCTGGGAGGTGGCTGAGATCTGCACCCTGTGCAAGAAGAATGGCTGGATCCAGCCCACTGTGTACCAG GGCACGTATAGCGCCATAGCCCGGATGGGAGAGAAGGAGCTGTTCCCCTGTCTCAGGCACTTTGGTTTGAGGTTCTACGCCTACAGCCCTTTGGCCG GTGGGTTGCTGACTGGCAAGTTCAAGTTTGAGGACAAGGATGAAAAAAAGTCTGAGGGTCGCTATTTTACAGATCCATGGGCCGATGTTCTCAAGAACAT CTACTGGAAGGAGGAAAACTTCAAGGGCATTGCCCTGGTGCAGAAGGCCTTGCAGGCTACATATGGATCCAATGCCCCCACCTTGACCTCAGCCGCCATTCGCTGGATATACCACCACTCCCAGCTGAAG GGTGCCCAAGGGGACGCGGTCATCCTGGGCATGtccagcctgcagcagctggagacgAACCTGGCGGCCGTGAAGGAAGGGCCCCTGAAGTCAGAAGTCGTGGAGGCCTTTGAGCAAGCCTGGAACCTTTCAGTTCCCAAAGCTGCCAACTACTACTTCTAG